The Bacillus spongiae genome segment AAGGAAAATATGGTCAAAGTAATTTGGTATTTCGTTCTATTATGGCTGTTCCGATGGTGCAGCATAGCGAAATGATTGGTTTTTGTCTCGTTTTGCATCAGGAACCTTATTTTTTCTCGTATGATATGTTTAAGCTATTACAATCATTTATTCACCATTCAACATTAGCGTTAACAAACTCGATGTTAAGAGAAAAACTAGAAGAGATGGTCATTACAGACTACCTTACTCAGTTATACTCACGCTATCATTTGGATGAATTTATTGAACGTTCTATAAGAGAAGATACAAGAGGTGTTTTGCTATTAATAGATATAGATGATTTTAAACATGTAAATGATACATATGGTCATCATATTGGTGACAAGGTCCTTATTCAAGTAGCAAAACTGTTGAAAGAAACCGTGACAGGTAAAGGTCTAGGAGCAAGGTGGGGTGGCGAAGAAATGGCTGTTTATTTTCCACAATCTCGAATTAATGATGTGATTCAAATTGCTCAAGATATTGTGGAGGAAGCTTCGCGGAAAACCCAGCCCCCAATCACGGTTTCTTGTGGCTTAGCAGGATGGGATTGTGGTCATCCAGTTTCATCTATGAATTTATTCATGCAAGCGGACGAAGCTTTGTATGAGGCAAAAAGGGAAGGGAAAAACCAAGTAATAATTAGAGGATAATAAAAGGTTTGATAGTGAAATCACTTATGTTTAGTGTATTTTATTTTCACTATTTTTCCTTTTTTTGTGATAGAATGAAAACGGTTACAAAAAATAGGGGGAATACGATGACAAAGGGGAAGCGAAAATTCGAAACAGCAGTCATTCATCACGGTTATTCATCTGAGAATCACAGCGATAGTTTAGCACCACCGCTATATCAAACGTCGACATTTACTTTTGATAGTGCAGAGCAAGGAGCAAGACGCTTTGCTGGTGAAGAGGAAGGCTATATTTACTCAAGACTTTCAAATCCTACGGTAAATATGCTAGAAGAAAGACTAGCTTTGCTAGAAAGAGGAGAGAAAGCTTTAGCTTTCAGCTCAGGTATGGCAGCGGTATCAGCTGTGTTATTGACGTTAACAAAGGCCTCTGACCATATTGTTTGTTCACAAGGAGTCTATGGATGTACATTTGGATTATTACAAATGATGGAAGAGAAATATAATATTACTCATGATTTTTCTAATATGAGTACAAGAGAAGAGATAGAAAGCGTTATTCAACCAAACACAGCCTGTATTTATGTAGAGACACCTATCAATCCTACAATGAAACTCATTGATCTTTCTTTAATTGTAGAGGTAGCAAAGGAAAGAGGAATTCCCGTTATTGTGGATAATACGTTTTGCTCGCCATATTTACAAAACCCTTTGGAAATTGGTTGCGATATAGTTGTTCATAGCGCTACCAAATACATTGGAGGGCATGGGGATGTGATTGCTGGAATACTTGTTGGGAAAACAGATAGGATGATAGATATTCAGTCGACCACTCAAAAAGATATCGGTGGAGTTATCTCTCCGTTTGATGCCTGGTTGCTATTAAGAGGGTTAAAAACGTTGCCGATAAGGATGGATCGTCACTGTGAAAATGCTGAAGTCATCTTTGCATACTTGAAATCACACCCACTCGTAGAGCAAGTTTATTATCCAGGGGACCCTGATTCTGAAGACTATAGTATAATGAAAGCACAAATGAGAAAAGCAGGTGGACTTATTTCTTTTGAAATAAAAGGTGGAAAAGAGACCGCACAACAATTTATGAACTCCCTAAAGTTAATAAAAATAGCGGTTAGCTTAGGGGACGCGGAATCATTGATACAGCATCCAGCTACTATGACACATGCGGTTGTCCCTTCGGAAGAGCGAGAAAAAATGGGTATTTCCGATCGTTTATTAAGATTGTCCGTTGGGTTGGAAGCGACGGATGATATTATAAATGATCTTGATAGAGCATTTAGTACTGTATTAACAATGCAAGAGTGCTGACTGACGAAAACAACATATTACATAGCCAATACTGCTCAATACATCACTATAAAAAGTGATGTATTTTTTTATAGTACAGAGTGAAAATTAATTATTCTCTTAAATTAGAGTTTTGGGGGAAGGTGTAGGAAATAGGATAAAAAAAGATAGTACAACTATACTCATTGCACTATCTATGACAATTCAGTTAGTTAGATTCGAGACGATTCCATCTATAGGAGCTCTTCTAAGGCTTTAACGAACTCTTTCAACATTTTTTCATCAATCTCATCAAAGCGGTCTGTTATAGGTGAGTCGATATCTAATACGCCAAATACTTTACCGTCTTTGTATATTGGTAGAACAATTTCGGAATGAGTTGCTGCATCACATGCAATATGACCGGGGAATTGATGAACATCCGATACACGATAAGTTTTTTGTTCTTTTGCTGCCGATCCACAAACACCTTTTCCTAGCGGAATTCGGATGCAGGCAGGTAGTCCTTGGAACGGTCCTAAAACAAGCTGCTCATCTTCTAAAAGATAAAACCCTACCCAGTTGACCTCTTGTAAAAATTGGTTAAGAAGGGCGGATGCATTACTTAAGTTTGCTACAACATTTTTTTCGCCAGCTAACAAGGCTTGTAGCTGCTTAATCACCAATACATAATTCTCTTCTTTAGTACCTGAATAATTTTCTACGTTAAACATGCTAAAACCTCGCTTTTCAACAATTTTCATACATTATATGCTCATTTTAGTCCGTTGTTAAGGGAATTGTCGAGCAATTGATAAAGGAATAAGACAAGTGGGAAAAGAAGTTATTTTTAATTAAGGATGATTTGTTTCGATAATCAAAATACCTTTCAGATAGTTTTAGCACACGAATCAACAATAATCAACTAAATAGCATGAAATGGGGAAAAAGAAATGAATAAGGTTGTATCGAGTACAAGAGAGAAAATAATGACAGCTGCTATCTATCTTTTTAATACAAAAGGGTATCATGGAACATCTGTCCGTGATATTAGCTCGAGAGCAAATGTAAATGTAGCGAACGTATCTTATTATTTCAAAGGAAAACAAGGTCTATTAGAAGAGTGTTTTACTCGTTTTTTTGAACCATATTTGCTGATTATTGAAAAGGTAATAAAAAAGATTGATGAGGAGCGAGCTGATAGATTATTGCTAGAAGCGATAAAAAATATTTTGACTTTTCAAAGTCAGCATCATCATTTGTCTCGTCTAGTGTTGCGGGAGATAACAGTTGATTCACAAGTAACGAGAGAAATTTGTTCGTCTTACTTAATGAAAGAGCGTTATTACTTAAAATTATTTTTTGAAAAAGGAATTCAACAAGGTGTTTTCTCACCCTTTCCAATTTCATTTGCAGTCGTCCATTTGAAATCGCTATTGTCGATGCCGTTTATTAATAAGCAATATATGGAAGAAGTGTGGAACTTATATCCCCATGATAAACTCTTTACGGATCGATACTTTTTATCTATTCAAATGTGGATTAATAAAGTTCTCCTTAAATCGAATATCGTCCATCAGGAGCCATTGTCGGCAATAGTCAACCAATAACAACATACGAAATAATTTGAAAGTTTGGTATTTTGACCCGTTATGGAGGATACCAAACTTTTTTATTGTGCATTATTTAAGTGATTTTTTCAGAATCAAATTGACTATTTTACTATTATCTAATTTCTTTTATGGTCTTAACAAGTTATAATATAAAGATGTCATTATTTTCGTAGATTTAAAGTGAAAGTAAGAAAGACTTCAAAAAATTAGAATTTATTCGTCAAAAATTGGCATGAACATGGTATCATTAAACAATAATATACAATTTTAGATCGTGTTTAATATAAATGAACAAGCGAGAACAGGAGGCTTATGATGGGACTACTTATTGCCAGCATCTTATTCATTATTATCATCTTTAGTATAAGCACTTTCTTACGTAGAAAGCATTATCAGGAAGTAGACGCTCTAGAAGGTTGGAAGGTAGACATCATGAATCGGCCTGTACTGGAGGAATTGTCGAAGGTTAAACAGCTAAATATGACAGGAGAAACCGAAGAATTATTTGAAAAGTGGCGTCAACAATGGGAGGAAATCTTATCAGTTTCGCTACCAAATGTTGAAGAGTTCTTATTTGACGCGGAGGAGCATGCGGATAAATTTCGTTTAAAGAAAGCCAAACTTTCTACAACTAATGCAAGTATTTTACTACAAAGGATCGAGAAAGAAATAGAAAATATTCTGGAAGAGCTTTCTGAGTTGGTAGGAAGTGAAGAGAAAAACCGTGTTGAAATCGAAGAACTTAACCTCCAATTCCAAGAGTGTCGAAAACAGTTACTTGCCCATCGCCATCAGTTTGGTGAAGCAGCTTCATCTTTAGAAACCGAATTAATGGAAATTAAGCAAGTATTTGATTCTTTTCAAGAACTTACAAATGCAGGAAACTACCTTGAAGCACGAGAACTCTTACATACATTACAGCAACAATATGAGAGCGTGGCATTAAAAATAGAAAAAACCCCAGATTTATTAGCTCAATGTCAAACTATTTTACCTTCACAATTAGATGAGATTCAGAATGGGTACATAGAAATGAAGGAACAGGGGTATACGTTAGATCACCTTGAAATTGAGCAAGAGGTTCAAAAATACATAGATGAATTGAAAAAAATGAGAGCAAAGGTGTCAGACTTTGATGTTATAAAGGTTGAGGAAACGATCACAACGATAAAAGAAAAAATCCAATCCTTATACGACCTTTTAGAACAAGAGGTTAATAGTAAACATTATGTTGTGCAAAATGAGCCTGAAATTAAGCAATTGCTTGATGAGTTACGAATCGAGAATGATGTATTAAAAACGGAAACAGATTTTGTTCAACAAGGTTATCGATTAGAGTCTGAGGATCTAGATACACCAAGAAAATTGGAAAAACAGCTTCATATAATCTTGAACCGTTACAACAAATTCGTGAGCGGTGTGTCTGAGCATGATGTTGCCTTTTCATTTATTAGTGATGAGCTAAAAAAGATAAAGGAAGAACTGAATCAAATACGTGAAAATCAAACGGAATTTGCACAGCACCTTCAAAATTTAAGAAAAGATGAAATGGATGCAAGAAATAGTATTTCTGAATTAAAGATAAAGTTAAGTAAGGCCATTAGAATGATTTCAAAAAGCAATGTACCTGGACTGCCTGAAGAATATGAATTGCTATTAGACCAGGCTAAAGAGCATGTAGAAAATGCTGTTCAGTCTTTAAATGAAAAGCCGCTGAACATGAAAAATATTCAGGCCTTTTTAACTGAAGCATCTGACTCGATTACAGATTTTTATGAGAAAACAGAGGAGTTAGTAGAAAAAGTATTACTTGCTGAAAAGGTAATCCAATACGGTAATCGATACCGAAGTCGGTATAGTACTGTTGAAGAAGGCTTAAATTCAGCTGAAGCTTCCTTTAGAAGCTATCAGTATCAAACTGCGTTAGAACAGGCAGCAGCTACTGTTGAAGAAGTTGAACCTGGTGCTCTAAAGAAAATTGAGTCATGGGGAAGCGAGGGAGTATCATGAGAAAGGGCATCCTATTAATGGGAGCTACTAGTTTCGTTGTATGGATGGCAGTGCTTTTTATAATGCTTTTTCCACCTAGAGAAATTGAAGTGTCTTCCACAGCAGCGTCGGCTAGTCAAAGTGAAAATATATCAAAGGCAGCAATAGAGGGTCAATTAGAGAAAGACAGCGTGAGTGAAAACGCTGAAGAAGCTTTGCAATTTGTGGATATTTCCCCTTTAGTAGAAACAAATGGAAAAATTAGCATAGATCAGTTAATCCAATATGTAAATGAAAGAAAAAACTAGCTTACTTGCTAGTTTTTTCTAATTTCAACCCCTTAATAGAGATCCATTATGTGAAAACCCAACTATCTATATTAAAGTTGACTACTATAGTTCGACTTGGTAAATATGCATGGGTTTCTTTAAGTAGAAAACAAAATCTGCATATGATAGGATTAAATGACCATAAAAATGTTCGATAAAATGGTGGTGAATGAATTGATTTATCTTGATAATAGTGCAACAACAAAACCTTACGAGGAAGTATTAGAGACATTTTTAAAGGTAAGTAGTAGCTATTTTGGAAATCCCTCCTCTTTGCATTCTCTAGGTGGAAACATAGAAAAATTACTTGAGCAAGCAAGAAAGCAATCGGCTTCTTTACTTGGAGTAAAGGGAAATGAAATATTCTATACTTCTGGTGGAACAGAGTCCAATAATTTAGCGTTAAAAGGAGTGGCACTTCACTATCAAAAACGTGGGAAACATATTATTACTTCCTCTATTGAGCATCCCTCAATCAAGGAGACGTGTCAACAATTAGAAGAACACGGTTTTGACATTACATATTTGCCTGTGAATTCTTTTGGTAGAATAAATCCTGATGATGTTGAAGCAGCCTTACGGAATGATACGATATTAGTCTCTATTATGCATGTTAATAATGAAGTTGGCACTGTTCAACCTATTAAACGAATTGGAGAGTTACTTGCAGATAGACCGAGGACACTCTTTCATGTTGATCATGTACAAGGGGTAGGGAAGGTACCGTTGGACTTTTATGAATGTCATATCGATTTATGCTCCTTGTCCGCACATAAGTTTCATGGTCTTAAGGGAACAGGCCTATTATTTGTTAAAGAAGGCCTTAAGCTATCGCCACTTCATTCAGGTGGGGAACAAGAAAGAAGGCTCAGAAGCGGTACAGAGAATACGGGAGGAATAGTAAGTTCAGCTAAGGCTCTTCGATTATATTTACAAGAAGCAAACGAAGGAAGAGAAAGATTACGTCAATTAAATAGTTATGTGAGAAAACAACTAAGTGAGATGGAAGGAATAGAAATTCATTCTCCAGATGAAAACATTGCACCACATATTGTGAATTTTTCGCTCCTTGGTTTAAAGGGAGAGGTTCTGGTTCATGCATTTGAGGAAAATGATATATATATTTCTACTACAAGTGCTTGTTCATCAAAACAAAAAAAACCTAGTTCTACATTATTGGCAATGGGGAAAAGTATAGAAAAGGCAGATAGCGCAGTGCGAGTAAGTTTATCCTTTCACAACACCCAAAAGGAAATGGATACGTTTATTAATGTACTTCGCCATATTCAGATGAAATACGCTAATGTTATAAGGAGAGCTAAATAGATGAATTATGAACGTATACTGATTCGTTACGGTGAAATATCAACAAAAGGTAGAAATAGAAATCAATTTGTAAGTAAGTTGAAGGGAAATATTGTTCGACTGTTTAAAGATATGCCTAACCTTCATGTGCAATCCACACGAGATCGGATGCATATATTATTGAACGGAGAAAACGGTGAAGAAGTAATGAAACGCCTTCGGACAGTTTTTGGTATTCAATCTTTTTCTCCTGTTATTAAAACAACTCAAAGCCTAGAAGAGATTCAATTAGCGGCTCTTGAACTAATGAAGAAAGCCTACCAGGAAGGGTGTACTTTTAAAGTATCCGTCAAAAGAGCAGATAAATCATTCTCATATGATACGAATGAACTAAATCATTTAGTAGGTGGCTTTATTTTACCTAAAATTGAGGGACTCACCGTTAATGTAAAACAACCTGATATTAAACTTCATATTGAGATAAGAAAAGAAGGTGTGTATCTTTCAAATGAAGTGATAGAAGGTGCAGGTGGGATGCCAGTAGGAACAAGTGGAAAGGCGATGCTCATGTTATCTGGTGGTCTTGATAGTCCTGTTGCTGGCTATATGACGATGAAAAGAGGAGTCGAACTTGAAGCAGTTCATTTTCATAGTCCTCCGTTTACGTCTGAGAGGGCCAAAGAAAAAGTGGTGGAATTAGCTCGTCAGTTATCTCCTTTTAGTGGGAGCATCAAGCTTCATATTGTCCCTTTTACGGAAATTCAACAAACCATTCATGCACAAGTACCAGAAAACTATACGATGACGTCTACGCGTAGAATGATGTTGATGATTACCGATGAAATTCGGAAACAACAAAACGGCTTAGCTATTGTAACAGGAGAAAGTCTAGGTCAAGTTGCTAGTCAAACGTTAGATAGTATGTTTGCAATAAATGATGTTACGTCAACACCTATCATTCGTCCACTGGTTACCTTCGACAAAACGGAGATTATTAACATAGCACAGGATATAGGAACGTATGAAACATCCATTTTACCTTACGAGGACTGCTGTACCATTTTTACACCACCTTCTCCTAAGACAAAACCGAAAAAAGAAAAAGTGGAATATTACGAGAGCTTTGTTGATTTTGCTACGCTTATAAGTGAAGCTGTTAAAGAAACAGAGACAGTCACATTAAGTGTGAAAAGAAATGATGTTACTGAAAATGTACTAAATGATTTATTGTAATCCCTTATAAAGAATGGAAAAAGGTAAAGTAGGAACAATTACCAATTTATTATTCGAATGAAGTCATGTGTTTTCGCACATTCTATACTCACAAGGAGGTGAAAACACATGGCATACAACAATAATTCAAATCAATTAGTTACTCCACAAGCTCAACAAGCGATTGACCAAATGAAATATGAAATTGCGTCTGAGTTTGGCGTTCAATTAGGTCCTGATGCAACATCACGCGCTAACGGTTCTGTTGGTGGTGAGATTACAAAGCGCCTAGTTCAAATGGCTGAGCAACAAATTGGTGGAGGATACCAACAACAATAAGGTAAGAAAGAAATTAAATAATATGGCTACAGGAAGCGGGAAATTCCCGCTTCTTTTTGTTTTACATACTTAGTAGTTTTTGCAAGTGTCACCGTAATATTTTAAAAGAGGTGGGAATGAGTGATAAAATTAGCTGCTTTGAAATACTAGAAGATAAACTGTATGCGCAGCTTTAATCCTCACCTGAATTTCGCTACAATAGAGGAAAAGAGAACAGACAGTAGTACTGCCTGTATATTTCATATGTGAGGGATTTAGATGGGAACTTTATGGTACAACGGAAATATTTATACAATGAAAAAAGAAGGAGAAAAGGTAGAAGCCGTTTTTACCAAAAATGGAAAAGTGATAGAAACTGGCTCACTTCATGTATTGAAAGAGAAATATCAAAGTCATCGTTTTAAGCAAGAGGATTTAAAAGGAGCTACGATGATTCCTGGTTTAGTTGATAGCCATATGCATCTCATTGGTTATGGTGAAAAGCTACTTCGTTTAGACCTGTCTAAAATGACTTCTAAACAGCAGGTACTAGATGCTATAAAAGAAAGAGCTGAAATAACTTCAACAAATGAGTGGATAATAGGAGAAGGTTGGAATGAAAATTTATGGAGCCCACCCGAGGTTATTGTAAGGGAGGAGCTTGATGCGATTGCCCCAAATCATGCTGTTTTACTAAAGCGAACATGTCGGCATGCATTAGTCGTAAACTCGAAAGCATTAACTCATGCCAGTATTAATGAGGAAATTCAATCTCCCGTTGGTGGAGTAGTAGGTCGTGATGATCATGACAAACTAAATGGTGTATTTAAAGACAAGGCACAAGACTTAATATTCGATGCACTTCCTCCCGTTTCTAAAAACTACTTAGAAAAAGCTTTAAAAAAGGCTATCGACAGTTGTTGGAGTCTCGGCCTAGTCGGTGTCCACACAGAAGATATGAGCTATTATGGGGGCTTGCAACAAACTTATGATGCATTTAATCAAGTTATTAATAAAGAAGGTCGCCCTTTCAAGGCTCATTTGCTCGTGCATCATGAAGTTATTGATGAATGGAAATCTGCTGGACATTCATTTTTATCTGGAGAAAAATATCTCGAGTGGGGAGCGATGAAAATATTTGCCGATGGTGCCCTTGGAGGGAGAACGGCCCTATTAAGCCATCCCTATAATGATGATCCAACCACCAATGGTGTTGCCATACATTCACAAGAGGAGCTAACCAATTTAGTGAAAAAGGCAAGATCTATAAAATTACCGGTAGCAGTTCATGTCATTGGTGATT includes the following:
- the ezrA gene encoding septation ring formation regulator EzrA; the encoded protein is MMGLLIASILFIIIIFSISTFLRRKHYQEVDALEGWKVDIMNRPVLEELSKVKQLNMTGETEELFEKWRQQWEEILSVSLPNVEEFLFDAEEHADKFRLKKAKLSTTNASILLQRIEKEIENILEELSELVGSEEKNRVEIEELNLQFQECRKQLLAHRHQFGEAASSLETELMEIKQVFDSFQELTNAGNYLEARELLHTLQQQYESVALKIEKTPDLLAQCQTILPSQLDEIQNGYIEMKEQGYTLDHLEIEQEVQKYIDELKKMRAKVSDFDVIKVEETITTIKEKIQSLYDLLEQEVNSKHYVVQNEPEIKQLLDELRIENDVLKTETDFVQQGYRLESEDLDTPRKLEKQLHIILNRYNKFVSGVSEHDVAFSFISDELKKIKEELNQIRENQTEFAQHLQNLRKDEMDARNSISELKIKLSKAIRMISKSNVPGLPEEYELLLDQAKEHVENAVQSLNEKPLNMKNIQAFLTEASDSITDFYEKTEELVEKVLLAEKVIQYGNRYRSRYSTVEEGLNSAEASFRSYQYQTALEQAAATVEEVEPGALKKIESWGSEGVS
- a CDS encoding cysteine desulfurase family protein, whose product is MIYLDNSATTKPYEEVLETFLKVSSSYFGNPSSLHSLGGNIEKLLEQARKQSASLLGVKGNEIFYTSGGTESNNLALKGVALHYQKRGKHIITSSIEHPSIKETCQQLEEHGFDITYLPVNSFGRINPDDVEAALRNDTILVSIMHVNNEVGTVQPIKRIGELLADRPRTLFHVDHVQGVGKVPLDFYECHIDLCSLSAHKFHGLKGTGLLFVKEGLKLSPLHSGGEQERRLRSGTENTGGIVSSAKALRLYLQEANEGRERLRQLNSYVRKQLSEMEGIEIHSPDENIAPHIVNFSLLGLKGEVLVHAFEENDIYISTTSACSSKQKKPSSTLLAMGKSIEKADSAVRVSLSFHNTQKEMDTFINVLRHIQMKYANVIRRAK
- a CDS encoding alpha/beta-type small acid-soluble spore protein, which gives rise to MAYNNNSNQLVTPQAQQAIDQMKYEIASEFGVQLGPDATSRANGSVGGEITKRLVQMAEQQIGGGYQQQ
- a CDS encoding GAF domain-containing protein; translated protein: MFNVENYSGTKEENYVLVIKQLQALLAGEKNVVANLSNASALLNQFLQEVNWVGFYLLEDEQLVLGPFQGLPACIRIPLGKGVCGSAAKEQKTYRVSDVHQFPGHIACDAATHSEIVLPIYKDGKVFGVLDIDSPITDRFDEIDEKMLKEFVKALEELL
- the thiI gene encoding tRNA uracil 4-sulfurtransferase ThiI — translated: MNYERILIRYGEISTKGRNRNQFVSKLKGNIVRLFKDMPNLHVQSTRDRMHILLNGENGEEVMKRLRTVFGIQSFSPVIKTTQSLEEIQLAALELMKKAYQEGCTFKVSVKRADKSFSYDTNELNHLVGGFILPKIEGLTVNVKQPDIKLHIEIRKEGVYLSNEVIEGAGGMPVGTSGKAMLMLSGGLDSPVAGYMTMKRGVELEAVHFHSPPFTSERAKEKVVELARQLSPFSGSIKLHIVPFTEIQQTIHAQVPENYTMTSTRRMMLMITDEIRKQQNGLAIVTGESLGQVASQTLDSMFAINDVTSTPIIRPLVTFDKTEIINIAQDIGTYETSILPYEDCCTIFTPPSPKTKPKKEKVEYYESFVDFATLISEAVKETETVTLSVKRNDVTENVLNDLL
- the megL gene encoding methionine gamma-lyase, which gives rise to MTKGKRKFETAVIHHGYSSENHSDSLAPPLYQTSTFTFDSAEQGARRFAGEEEGYIYSRLSNPTVNMLEERLALLERGEKALAFSSGMAAVSAVLLTLTKASDHIVCSQGVYGCTFGLLQMMEEKYNITHDFSNMSTREEIESVIQPNTACIYVETPINPTMKLIDLSLIVEVAKERGIPVIVDNTFCSPYLQNPLEIGCDIVVHSATKYIGGHGDVIAGILVGKTDRMIDIQSTTQKDIGGVISPFDAWLLLRGLKTLPIRMDRHCENAEVIFAYLKSHPLVEQVYYPGDPDSEDYSIMKAQMRKAGGLISFEIKGGKETAQQFMNSLKLIKIAVSLGDAESLIQHPATMTHAVVPSEEREKMGISDRLLRLSVGLEATDDIINDLDRAFSTVLTMQEC
- a CDS encoding amidohydrolase; translated protein: MGTLWYNGNIYTMKKEGEKVEAVFTKNGKVIETGSLHVLKEKYQSHRFKQEDLKGATMIPGLVDSHMHLIGYGEKLLRLDLSKMTSKQQVLDAIKERAEITSTNEWIIGEGWNENLWSPPEVIVREELDAIAPNHAVLLKRTCRHALVVNSKALTHASINEEIQSPVGGVVGRDDHDKLNGVFKDKAQDLIFDALPPVSKNYLEKALKKAIDSCWSLGLVGVHTEDMSYYGGLQQTYDAFNQVINKEGRPFKAHLLVHHEVIDEWKSAGHSFLSGEKYLEWGAMKIFADGALGGRTALLSHPYNDDPTTNGVAIHSQEELTNLVKKARSIKLPVAVHVIGDLAFQYTLNAVKKHPTTELRRDRFIHGQILRKELINEAKGLPMIIDIQPQFVTSDFPWVIDRIGEENMTYNYAWKTLLSEGIVCAGGSDSPIEEVNPLLGIYAAVSRQVKVNGDFVTFQPEERLSRFEAISLYTKGSAIAAHHELNRGIIEEGYEADFTIFVEDPFTVNVNDLPQLTVFMTVVDEEIVFRKN
- the refZ gene encoding forespore capture DNA-binding protein RefZ — protein: MNKVVSSTREKIMTAAIYLFNTKGYHGTSVRDISSRANVNVANVSYYFKGKQGLLEECFTRFFEPYLLIIEKVIKKIDEERADRLLLEAIKNILTFQSQHHHLSRLVLREITVDSQVTREICSSYLMKERYYLKLFFEKGIQQGVFSPFPISFAVVHLKSLLSMPFINKQYMEEVWNLYPHDKLFTDRYFLSIQMWINKVLLKSNIVHQEPLSAIVNQ